The Candidatus Ozemobacteraceae bacterium genome window below encodes:
- a CDS encoding Ig-like domain-containing protein, with translation MSLLQNRRYALFLVAVILLAAALGGCTNANSIAGIDTTETTTTALTDTSSTPTSANLSPILHLTSSNAMVGVEGEVTLTADAIDPDGDPVQLNWTASGGVIIRNVSNMAVWKAPSTTGCFEISCLASDGKGGATSSKLNVSVVGGRVYRVTVQVNRASLLVNQAGSTVDGEWLPLAQAKVTIPSLNLVGITDAEGKAEIALDGGTSVASSAEIHIAYLDWNLRYVSQFPANGSSINDTVQFHPGYEEASIAVGRGDSFASRRGSVELVVLGDVAGEALPLNEVLVNAGSSQLSTSNGRAFLTVDAAQGETTISVSKSGYTERRDLVLPVVLDGLTLVRIKLQSQNAIPITDPIISWARPYNGQKELPVTTAFEVGFGQAMDKASIFDEFEMIVEVEGGITAAITGAAVPSYFTTEWSGDTVLRFRPKTALAAQKRYKVMLSKWAARTADGRVLRSYGGVFATFTTAADPAPVIVSTSPRNGDTGISRIGPFLVKFSRPMDRSSLTRGLKLDITDETAKASVSISGAALESEFKITWSEDDTLLSLVPVRTLRARSPYLVRITSADLRSKSGLAVAGLSQLWVRFTTGN, from the coding sequence ATGTCACTTCTGCAGAACAGGCGATACGCTCTCTTCCTTGTCGCCGTCATTCTTCTCGCCGCCGCCCTGGGCGGCTGTACGAACGCGAACTCCATCGCCGGCATCGACACGACGGAAACGACCACCACCGCGCTCACAGACACATCCTCGACTCCAACGTCGGCGAACCTCTCCCCCATCCTGCACCTGACCTCCTCGAACGCGATGGTGGGCGTCGAAGGGGAAGTGACGCTGACGGCGGATGCCATCGATCCCGACGGAGATCCGGTCCAGCTCAACTGGACGGCATCAGGCGGCGTGATCATCAGGAACGTTTCGAATATGGCCGTCTGGAAAGCCCCCTCCACCACGGGATGCTTCGAAATCTCCTGTCTCGCTTCCGACGGGAAGGGCGGTGCAACGTCGTCGAAACTGAACGTCTCCGTCGTTGGCGGCCGTGTCTACCGTGTGACGGTTCAGGTGAACAGAGCGTCGCTTCTCGTCAACCAAGCGGGATCGACGGTCGACGGCGAATGGCTTCCGCTCGCCCAGGCCAAGGTGACGATTCCGTCGCTCAACCTCGTCGGAATAACCGATGCGGAAGGAAAAGCGGAGATCGCGCTCGACGGCGGAACCTCCGTGGCCAGTTCAGCCGAAATACACATCGCGTATCTCGACTGGAACCTCCGATACGTGTCGCAGTTCCCCGCCAACGGCAGTTCGATCAACGACACCGTGCAGTTTCACCCGGGATATGAAGAAGCATCGATTGCGGTCGGGCGCGGCGATTCGTTTGCCTCGCGCCGCGGCAGCGTCGAACTCGTCGTGCTTGGCGACGTCGCCGGCGAAGCTCTTCCGCTGAACGAAGTGCTGGTCAACGCCGGTTCGAGCCAGCTCTCGACGAGCAACGGCAGGGCGTTTCTGACCGTCGACGCCGCCCAGGGAGAGACGACGATCTCGGTCTCGAAGAGCGGCTACACCGAGCGGAGAGACCTGGTGCTGCCCGTGGTGCTCGACGGGCTGACGCTGGTTCGGATCAAGCTGCAAAGCCAGAACGCAATTCCGATCACGGATCCGATCATTTCCTGGGCCCGGCCGTATAACGGTCAGAAGGAACTGCCCGTCACAACCGCGTTCGAGGTCGGCTTCGGGCAGGCTATGGACAAAGCGTCGATCTTCGACGAGTTCGAGATGATCGTCGAGGTCGAGGGTGGAATCACGGCCGCGATCACGGGTGCGGCGGTGCCGTCGTATTTCACGACCGAATGGTCGGGCGACACCGTGCTTCGATTCCGACCGAAGACCGCCTTGGCAGCGCAGAAGCGATACAAGGTGATGCTGTCGAAGTGGGCTGCGCGCACGGCGGACGGCAGGGTGCTCCGCAGCTACGGCGGCGTCTTCGCGACGTTCACGACGGCCGCCGACCCGGCTCCCGTCATCGTCTCGACCTCGCCGCGGAACGGCGACACCGGTATATCCCGTATCGGCCCGTTCCTGGTGAAGTTCAGCCGGCCGATGGATCGCTCGAGCCTGACGCGCGGGCTGAAGCTCGATATCACCGACGAGACGGCGAAGGCCAGCGTTTCCATCAGCGGTGCGGCTCTCGAATCCGAATTCAAAATCACCTGGTCGGAAGACGACACCCTGCTGTCGCTCGTTCCCGTCAGGACGCTGAGAGCACGATCTCCCTATCTCGTCCGGATCACGAGCGCGGACCTCCGGTCGAAATCAGGGCTCGCCGTCGCCGGTCTGTCGCAGCTCTGGGTGCGCTTCACGACGGGTAACTGA
- a CDS encoding sugar transferase → MSALNFIADTITICLSAAIAYLLRTSEFLFHVEPYLRNPRQYAFLVGAAVLIWHLLLLWRGGYERKLLLFRLDELLLHFKTSIILFLLLMAGTFLYHAYDYSRLVLFFWWLTFVCVGGIGRQVAHRLRETLHVRGWGRRRVILAGSGAALDLFEKRLREHPSLGADIIAAGAGVPLPEVIASEHIDEVFIFGDRIAYEQLWELRERSRNPAILLHLVPSFGNLYLRQIAGGFFDGAVMLSVSSPASRTLVLAAKRAIDVLVSATFLVVLAPLGLTFSLLIKLDSPGPILFRQTRVGRDGREFTIYKFRTMFADADAYAPTPTDRADPRITRIGAILRSSGLDELPQLWNVLAGDMSLVGPRPEMPFIVREYTPLEAKRLKVRPGITGLWQVYARTANLPIHTHIEYDLYYIENMSISLDLMILLDTIPTLVFRTGI, encoded by the coding sequence ATGTCGGCGCTGAATTTTATAGCTGACACGATAACGATCTGTCTTTCGGCGGCGATCGCCTATCTGCTCCGCACCTCCGAATTCCTGTTCCACGTCGAGCCGTATCTGCGAAATCCCCGTCAGTATGCGTTTCTCGTCGGCGCAGCCGTTCTGATCTGGCACCTTCTGCTCCTCTGGCGGGGGGGCTACGAGCGGAAACTCCTGCTGTTCAGGCTCGATGAACTGCTTCTGCACTTCAAGACCTCGATCATCCTGTTCCTGCTCCTCATGGCGGGCACGTTCCTGTACCATGCCTACGACTACTCGCGACTCGTGCTCTTCTTCTGGTGGCTGACGTTCGTCTGCGTTGGCGGCATCGGCAGACAGGTCGCCCACAGACTCCGGGAAACCCTCCATGTGCGCGGCTGGGGCCGCCGGCGGGTCATCCTTGCCGGATCGGGAGCGGCGCTCGATCTGTTCGAGAAACGCCTCCGGGAGCACCCTTCTCTCGGTGCCGACATCATCGCGGCAGGGGCCGGCGTGCCGTTGCCAGAGGTGATCGCCTCCGAGCATATCGACGAGGTGTTCATCTTCGGGGACCGCATCGCCTACGAACAGCTCTGGGAGCTCCGCGAGCGGTCGCGCAACCCGGCCATCCTCCTGCACCTGGTGCCGTCATTCGGCAACCTGTATCTGCGCCAGATCGCGGGCGGCTTCTTCGACGGCGCCGTGATGCTGAGCGTGTCCTCTCCCGCGTCGCGCACGCTCGTTCTCGCGGCCAAGCGGGCGATCGACGTGCTTGTGTCGGCGACGTTCCTGGTCGTTCTCGCCCCGCTCGGGCTCACCTTTTCCCTGCTGATCAAGCTCGACTCGCCGGGACCGATCCTGTTCCGGCAGACGCGGGTGGGGCGCGACGGCCGCGAGTTCACGATCTACAAGTTTCGGACGATGTTCGCCGACGCCGACGCCTACGCTCCGACGCCGACGGACCGGGCCGACCCGCGGATCACCCGGATCGGCGCGATCCTCCGTTCTTCCGGTCTCGACGAGCTCCCGCAGCTCTGGAACGTGCTGGCCGGCGACATGAGCCTCGTCGGGCCGCGGCCCGAAATGCCGTTCATCGTCAGGGAATACACTCCGCTCGAAGCGAAGCGGCTCAAGGTCCGTCCCGGCATCACGGGACTATGGCAGGTCTACGCCCGAACGGCGAATCTTCCTATACATACGCATATAGAATACGATCTCTACTATATCGAGAACATGTCGATCTCGCTCGATCTGATGATCCTGCTCGATACGATTCCGACCCTCGTGTTCCGGACCGGCATCTGA
- a CDS encoding glycosyltransferase family 39 protein, with product MNDSPLPPENRGGSPGRDSVWEQRFWLVLIFFWLARLAMALVLDLTPDEAYYWELARRPDWSYFDHPPLVAWMIALARLPFGDTPLAVRLPALLSMPVICRALYLIGRDGLGSARTGFFAALIPNLTPAGFTLGLVTTPDVPLALFWSLGTVAFLRILGNDAAQNWVFLGVCLAFGALGKYNMIFFVPAVAIVILWYSEWRNRVLTGRFWAMVGLAALGTLPILYWNSQNEWASFRFQFAHGFRPSSRGVLANIGEFLGGQLGTIGPVLFPLFWWIGGKAVLDGVRRREPARLFLGILALPMMLFFVKRGLASKVEANWPQIAYLSLMPLTAEWLLAAEGKLRSRLGWVLGPSALLTLLVVVQAMTLVLPLPPRADVSTRLHGWEQMGKAVRGLDEQFGRAALFVGQGGPLTALVAFYGRIPPERVAEIHGQGHWQFWWKNRQPASGSNVVYVSTDEPGSEAPLFGAACETVLASETLPIRSRGRLVRTLVFTPMAGYRGGVRFEFPKGYEKY from the coding sequence ATGAACGACTCACCTCTTCCGCCAGAAAACCGGGGGGGCTCCCCCGGTCGCGACTCCGTCTGGGAACAGCGGTTCTGGCTCGTTCTCATTTTTTTCTGGCTCGCCAGGCTCGCCATGGCCCTCGTTCTCGATCTCACCCCCGATGAGGCCTACTACTGGGAACTCGCGCGCCGCCCCGACTGGTCGTATTTCGACCATCCGCCTCTCGTCGCCTGGATGATTGCCCTCGCGCGCCTGCCGTTCGGCGACACCCCTCTCGCCGTCCGCCTGCCGGCCCTGCTGAGCATGCCCGTCATCTGCCGGGCCCTCTACCTCATCGGCCGCGACGGCCTCGGAAGCGCGCGGACAGGCTTTTTCGCCGCCCTGATCCCGAACCTGACCCCTGCGGGCTTCACGCTCGGCCTCGTCACGACGCCCGACGTTCCCCTCGCCCTCTTCTGGAGCCTAGGAACCGTGGCCTTCCTCCGGATTCTGGGGAACGACGCCGCGCAGAACTGGGTGTTTCTCGGCGTCTGCCTCGCGTTCGGCGCCCTCGGAAAATACAACATGATATTTTTCGTGCCGGCCGTCGCGATCGTCATTCTCTGGTATTCCGAGTGGCGCAATCGCGTGCTGACCGGCCGCTTCTGGGCGATGGTGGGGCTCGCCGCCCTCGGCACGCTTCCGATCCTCTATTGGAACAGCCAGAACGAATGGGCGTCGTTCAGGTTCCAGTTCGCGCACGGGTTCCGGCCGAGTTCCCGCGGCGTCCTCGCCAATATCGGGGAGTTTCTGGGCGGCCAGCTCGGCACGATCGGGCCGGTGCTGTTCCCCCTGTTCTGGTGGATCGGCGGGAAGGCCGTTCTCGACGGCGTTCGGCGCAGAGAGCCGGCGCGGCTGTTTCTCGGCATTCTCGCGCTTCCGATGATGCTGTTTTTCGTCAAGCGCGGCCTCGCCTCGAAGGTCGAGGCGAACTGGCCGCAGATCGCATATCTGAGCCTCATGCCCCTGACGGCCGAGTGGCTTCTCGCCGCCGAGGGGAAGCTCCGTTCGCGGCTCGGCTGGGTTCTCGGACCATCCGCCCTGCTCACGCTGCTGGTCGTCGTCCAGGCGATGACCCTGGTTCTGCCTCTCCCTCCACGCGCCGACGTCTCCACCCGCCTGCACGGCTGGGAGCAGATGGGAAAAGCTGTCCGCGGGCTCGACGAGCAATTCGGGCGCGCAGCGCTCTTCGTGGGCCAGGGCGGTCCCCTGACCGCGCTGGTCGCCTTCTACGGCCGTATTCCCCCGGAGCGGGTGGCCGAGATTCACGGGCAGGGCCACTGGCAGTTCTGGTGGAAAAACAGACAACCCGCGTCCGGATCGAACGTGGTGTATGTGAGCACCGACGAGCCCGGTTCCGAAGCCCCCCTGTTCGGAGCGGCCTGCGAAACGGTGCTCGCCTCCGAAACTCTTCCGATCCGCTCGCGAGGTCGTCTCGTCCGCACCCTCGTCTTCACCCCGATGGCGGGATATCGCGGCGGCGTGCGTTTCGAGTTTCCCAAGGGATATGAAAAATACTGA
- a CDS encoding glycosyltransferase family 9 protein gives MNAFHTDFDCRHFRGDKPCAFCGGRRCGPLTGGNADCGRYEPLTHRTLIVKLGALGDVVRTTTLLPALHRKHPGTAVTWLTQPGAVPLVQNDLVWKTLPWNFETALWAEAVNWDLVICLDKEEGPTALATRVPATIRHGYGRNANGLLAPLSSASEHLFLLGIDDEEKFRRNTLTYPRLIADACELDWGPNPYVLPLTDAERDWADGAAELFGDKLAVGLHLGSGEGFAGKCWPIDRYAALARRLLDAGAVPVFLGGRREAAIYEEARTIAPAGSVFPGCEFSLREFAALTSRLRVMVSGDSLAMHIAIGTGVYSVALFGSTTEREIEYYGRGESIVGRVPCAPCFRRRCPTHEECMREISVDAVFEAVQRGLNAKGRTA, from the coding sequence ATGAACGCCTTTCATACCGATTTCGACTGTCGACATTTTCGCGGGGACAAGCCGTGCGCCTTCTGCGGAGGCCGCCGCTGCGGGCCGCTCACGGGCGGAAACGCCGACTGCGGCAGATACGAGCCGCTGACGCACCGCACGCTGATCGTCAAGCTCGGCGCGCTCGGCGACGTCGTGCGCACGACGACGCTCCTGCCGGCCCTCCACCGGAAACATCCCGGCACGGCGGTGACCTGGCTGACCCAGCCCGGCGCGGTGCCGCTCGTCCAGAACGACCTGGTCTGGAAGACCCTGCCCTGGAACTTCGAGACGGCGCTCTGGGCCGAAGCCGTGAACTGGGACCTGGTCATCTGCCTGGACAAGGAGGAAGGACCGACCGCGCTCGCCACGCGCGTTCCCGCCACGATCCGCCACGGCTATGGGCGAAACGCGAACGGCCTTCTGGCGCCGCTCTCGAGCGCGAGCGAGCACCTGTTCCTGCTCGGCATCGACGACGAGGAGAAGTTCCGCCGCAACACCCTCACGTATCCCCGGCTGATCGCCGACGCCTGCGAACTCGACTGGGGGCCCAACCCCTACGTTCTGCCTCTCACCGATGCCGAGCGAGACTGGGCCGATGGCGCCGCGGAACTGTTCGGCGACAAGCTCGCGGTCGGCCTGCATCTCGGTTCAGGAGAAGGATTCGCCGGAAAGTGCTGGCCGATCGACCGGTATGCGGCTCTGGCGCGCCGGCTTCTCGACGCGGGCGCCGTGCCGGTCTTCCTCGGCGGTCGCCGGGAAGCCGCGATCTACGAGGAAGCCCGCACGATCGCCCCGGCCGGCTCGGTGTTTCCCGGCTGCGAGTTCAGCCTTCGGGAATTCGCCGCGCTTACCTCGAGATTGCGCGTCATGGTGTCCGGAGACTCGCTCGCGATGCACATCGCCATCGGCACGGGCGTTTACTCGGTCGCGCTGTTCGGCTCGACGACCGAGCGGGAGATCGAATACTACGGTCGCGGCGAGTCGATCGTCGGACGGGTTCCCTGCGCGCCCTGCTTCAGGCGCCGCTGCCCGACCCACGAGGAGTGCATGAGGGAGATCTCCGTCGACGCGGTGTTCGAAGCCGTGCAACGGGGCCTGAACGCGAAAGGACGAACAGCATGA
- a CDS encoding polyprenol monophosphomannose synthase, with protein MSIGALRGRRLLVLLPTYNEAGNLPRLIDELLALDPAVDVLVMDDQSPDGTGKMAQELAAKNPRIHAVLRPPPRGRGLAGRDGFTWFQRHPEYDILVEMDADLSHQPRFIPSMVAALDHADAVTGSRFIPGGSETGRTLGRQITSLLANSYLRFVFRTRVRDCTSGFRAFTQRAFAGIDFTRYRSVGPTIVTELLYDLQRRGRRIAEVPIRFEDRVWGESKLSPAILARSLWFPLVLRFGRLLGPRVNPRPSRD; from the coding sequence ATGAGCATCGGGGCATTGCGCGGCCGCAGACTTCTGGTCCTGCTTCCCACCTACAACGAAGCCGGGAACCTTCCCCGGCTGATCGACGAACTGCTCGCGCTCGACCCGGCCGTCGACGTGCTCGTCATGGACGACCAGTCGCCTGACGGCACGGGAAAGATGGCGCAGGAGCTGGCCGCGAAGAATCCCCGAATTCATGCGGTTCTGCGCCCCCCGCCGCGCGGCCGCGGCCTCGCCGGGCGGGATGGCTTCACCTGGTTTCAGCGGCACCCCGAGTATGACATCCTCGTCGAGATGGACGCGGACTTGTCGCACCAGCCGAGATTCATTCCGTCGATGGTGGCGGCACTCGACCACGCCGATGCCGTGACCGGCTCGCGGTTCATCCCGGGCGGCAGCGAAACCGGCCGCACGCTGGGGCGACAGATCACGTCGCTGCTGGCGAACTCGTATCTCCGGTTCGTTTTCCGGACCCGCGTGCGCGACTGCACCTCGGGTTTCAGAGCCTTCACGCAGCGCGCGTTCGCGGGTATAGATTTTACTCGCTATAGATCGGTCGGACCCACAATCGTCACCGAACTGCTGTATGACCTTCAGCGCAGGGGCCGGCGGATCGCCGAGGTGCCGATCCGGTTCGAGGACCGGGTCTGGGGCGAGTCGAAACTCTCGCCGGCGATCCTGGCGCGGAGCCTCTGGTTCCCGCTGGTGCTGAGGTTCGGGCGGCTGCTCGGCCCCCGCGTCAATCCTCGCCCATCTCGTGACTGA
- a CDS encoding DJ-1/PfpI family protein: MGKVYVFMAHGFEEMELTITVDMLRRAEFDVQTVSLADDTAPVTGSRGIAMVPDISFKQIQEGLADWLVLPGGLEGTKRLAEDERVLALIRRHVDGGKRVAAICAAPTVLVRAGVAGGWRMTSHPGVREKMEGVEYLEDRVVSDGPFITSRAAGTTFDFAAAIIAAEKGRPAFDRVNAGVLAAV, from the coding sequence ATGGGAAAAGTCTACGTTTTCATGGCTCACGGCTTCGAGGAGATGGAACTGACGATCACGGTTGACATGCTGCGACGCGCGGAGTTCGACGTTCAGACCGTCTCGCTCGCAGACGACACCGCGCCTGTCACAGGCTCGCGTGGCATCGCGATGGTCCCCGACATTTCGTTCAAACAGATCCAAGAAGGCCTGGCCGACTGGCTGGTTCTGCCGGGCGGACTCGAGGGAACGAAGCGGCTGGCGGAGGACGAGCGCGTGCTCGCCCTGATCAGGCGGCACGTGGACGGCGGAAAACGGGTCGCCGCCATCTGCGCGGCCCCGACCGTTCTGGTCAGGGCCGGCGTCGCCGGCGGCTGGCGCATGACGTCTCATCCCGGCGTCCGGGAAAAGATGGAGGGCGTCGAGTATCTCGAGGACCGCGTCGTGTCGGACGGCCCCTTCATCACCTCGCGGGCGGCGGGCACCACCTTCGACTTCGCGGCGGCGATCATCGCCGCGGAGAAGGGGCGCCCCGCCTTCGACCGCGTGAACGCGGGCGTTCTCGCCGCGGTCTGA
- a CDS encoding lactate utilization protein produces MKGTSLDILADKLREHGFEVAVHSTSGAAADAVLAEIPANAVVNRCGSVTCAQLELFEKLAARGNTINDPYEPTFDDEARARVRRAGLTADVLLTGTNAVTLDGKLVNIDGVGNRVAGQIFGPGKVVIVAGRNKVVPDVPAAIRRIKQEACPKNARRIGVQTPCAHDRPCPAPDGCSSPQRMCNATVVLERRPRLTPISIHLVDADLGY; encoded by the coding sequence ATGAAGGGGACCTCGCTCGACATCCTCGCGGACAAACTTCGGGAACACGGATTCGAAGTCGCCGTTCATTCGACATCCGGCGCCGCTGCCGACGCCGTACTGGCCGAAATCCCCGCAAACGCCGTGGTGAACCGATGCGGTTCCGTCACCTGCGCCCAGCTGGAGTTGTTCGAGAAGCTGGCGGCCCGAGGGAACACGATCAACGATCCGTATGAGCCGACATTCGACGACGAGGCCCGGGCGCGCGTCCGGAGGGCCGGCCTGACGGCCGACGTCCTGCTGACGGGGACGAACGCCGTCACCCTGGACGGAAAGCTCGTCAACATTGACGGGGTCGGAAACCGCGTCGCAGGCCAGATCTTCGGCCCCGGCAAGGTCGTGATCGTCGCCGGCCGGAACAAAGTCGTGCCCGACGTTCCTGCTGCCATTCGCCGGATCAAGCAGGAGGCGTGTCCGAAAAACGCACGCCGGATCGGGGTTCAGACTCCCTGCGCTCACGACCGGCCCTGCCCGGCTCCCGACGGGTGCTCCTCGCCTCAGCGCATGTGCAACGCGACCGTCGTCCTCGAACGCCGGCCGCGCCTTACGCCGATCTCGATCCATCTCGTCGACGCGGATCTTGGATATTGA
- a CDS encoding secondary thiamine-phosphate synthase enzyme YjbQ, protein MKSYRKELWFDIKGRRAFVNITPQVEACLRESGIKEGLCLVNAMHITASVFINDDESGLHQDFETWLEKLAPEKPYSQYHHNGAEDNGDAHLKRTIMGREIVAAVTAGKLDFGPWEQIFYGEFDGNRRKRVLVKIIGE, encoded by the coding sequence GTGAAAAGCTATCGCAAGGAACTCTGGTTCGACATCAAGGGCCGTCGCGCCTTCGTGAATATCACCCCCCAGGTCGAAGCCTGCCTGCGGGAAAGCGGCATCAAAGAAGGCCTGTGCCTCGTGAACGCCATGCATATCACGGCAAGCGTCTTCATCAACGACGACGAGAGCGGCCTGCACCAGGATTTCGAGACATGGCTCGAGAAGCTCGCGCCGGAAAAGCCGTATTCCCAGTATCACCACAACGGCGCAGAGGACAACGGCGATGCGCATCTGAAGCGCACGATCATGGGCCGCGAGATCGTCGCCGCCGTCACGGCGGGCAAACTCGACTTCGGCCCCTGGGAACAGATCTTCTACGGCGAATTCGACGGCAATCGGCGCAAGCGGGTGCTGGTCAAGATTATCGGAGAATGA
- a CDS encoding HAD-IC family P-type ATPase, which translates to MADQASSGRGKLVLWHSLDLPELLSHLKTDPATGLTAEDATKRRDCVGFNLLSPPPRTPAWRRFLGQFENPLVIILLVAAVASAFAGRGTDAAVILAVTIVNAIIGFVQEMKAQGAIDALARMVKTEATVLRGPDRHERIDASLLVPGDVVLLATGDRVPADLRFLETKSLRINESALTGESLPVDKSVGRAETDASLGDRRGMGFSGSLVTAGSGRGVVVATGDATELGLINALINQSEELATPLMERLEVFSRAFGIWVVGFGVAIFALGVWRGGDATEMFMAAVSAAVGAIPEGLPAVMTIVLAIGVKNMAARQAIIRKLPAVETLGSVTVICSDKTGTLTANEMTVQRMITPSGSFSADGVGFNPALGKVYGPDGSETNGDVHLERLLKAGVLCNDSQLVYKAHGVEVDGDPTEGALLTAALKAGARVDEWRKTHPRLDVLPFDSASQLMASLNRNPDGSSTLWVKGSAERLFPRCTTVELGGKTVPFSQEPFLAQIDELARQGMRILTLACANIDGTAIPAELPPLTFLGLSAMIDPPRPEVRTSLELCGRAGIQVKMITGDHPATATAIGRDLGIGKAEIPCVNGREIGAASMPELIERAEHASIFARVAPEHKFRLVEALQSKGHIVAMTGDGVNDAPALKRAEIGVAMGKSGTEVAKEASDMLLVDDNFATLVRAVEEGRNVFNNLIKSMVYILPTNTGQGLVILAAILFGLRLPITPVQVLWVNLLTAFLSLPLAFEAMEKGLMDRPPRPAERPLLDWQLVLRIVLVSLLMTFVSFAIFWYERQVMGADLETARTAVVATMIGVELFFLFPSRGLYSPMPNVSPTLNPVLWPCLLATIGLQAAFTYVPVMQRIMGSRPIDLEAWLVILAAAAIVIPMTEVIKRQFPPATHKG; encoded by the coding sequence ATGGCTGACCAGGCTTCTTCCGGCAGGGGCAAGCTCGTTCTCTGGCATTCGCTCGATCTCCCGGAACTCCTTTCCCACCTGAAGACCGATCCGGCGACCGGCCTGACGGCTGAAGACGCGACGAAGCGCCGGGACTGCGTGGGCTTCAACCTCCTGAGTCCCCCGCCGCGGACACCCGCCTGGAGGCGCTTTCTCGGTCAGTTCGAGAACCCGCTCGTCATCATCCTGCTCGTCGCCGCCGTCGCCAGCGCGTTTGCCGGCCGCGGCACCGACGCCGCCGTCATTCTCGCCGTGACGATCGTCAACGCGATCATCGGCTTCGTTCAGGAAATGAAGGCCCAGGGCGCCATCGATGCCCTCGCCCGGATGGTGAAAACCGAGGCGACCGTGCTCAGAGGCCCCGATCGTCACGAGCGGATCGACGCTTCGTTACTGGTTCCCGGCGATGTCGTGCTTCTCGCGACCGGCGACCGCGTTCCGGCCGACCTGCGCTTCCTCGAGACGAAGAGTCTCCGCATCAACGAGTCGGCCCTCACCGGCGAAAGTCTCCCGGTCGATAAATCGGTCGGGCGGGCGGAAACCGACGCATCTCTCGGCGACAGGCGCGGCATGGGCTTCAGCGGCTCGCTCGTCACCGCCGGCTCGGGCCGCGGCGTCGTCGTCGCGACCGGCGACGCGACCGAACTCGGCCTGATCAACGCCCTCATCAACCAGTCGGAAGAACTCGCCACTCCGCTCATGGAGCGCCTCGAGGTCTTCTCCCGCGCCTTCGGCATCTGGGTCGTGGGCTTCGGCGTCGCCATCTTCGCCCTCGGCGTTTGGCGCGGCGGCGACGCGACCGAGATGTTCATGGCCGCGGTCAGCGCCGCCGTCGGAGCAATTCCCGAAGGACTTCCGGCGGTCATGACGATCGTCCTCGCGATCGGCGTGAAGAACATGGCCGCGCGCCAGGCCATCATTCGCAAACTTCCGGCGGTCGAGACGCTCGGCAGCGTCACGGTGATCTGCTCGGACAAGACCGGCACCCTGACCGCCAACGAGATGACGGTCCAGCGCATGATCACACCAAGCGGCAGCTTCAGCGCGGACGGCGTCGGTTTCAACCCGGCTCTGGGGAAGGTCTACGGCCCGGACGGTTCCGAAACGAACGGAGACGTCCATCTCGAGCGGCTTCTCAAGGCCGGCGTCCTGTGCAACGACTCTCAGCTCGTGTACAAGGCGCACGGCGTCGAAGTCGACGGCGACCCGACCGAAGGTGCCCTCCTGACGGCGGCCCTCAAGGCCGGCGCCAGAGTCGACGAGTGGCGCAAGACGCATCCACGCCTCGACGTGCTTCCCTTCGATTCGGCCTCGCAGCTCATGGCCAGCCTGAACCGGAATCCCGACGGCTCGTCCACCCTCTGGGTCAAAGGTTCCGCCGAGCGGCTGTTCCCGCGCTGCACGACCGTCGAACTCGGGGGAAAAACCGTCCCGTTTTCCCAGGAGCCCTTCCTGGCCCAGATCGACGAGCTCGCGCGGCAGGGGATGCGCATTCTCACCCTCGCCTGCGCGAACATCGACGGAACCGCCATTCCCGCCGAGCTTCCGCCGCTCACCTTCCTGGGGCTGAGCGCGATGATCGACCCGCCCCGGCCCGAAGTGCGCACGTCGCTCGAGCTGTGCGGCCGCGCCGGGATCCAGGTCAAGATGATCACAGGCGACCACCCGGCGACCGCGACTGCGATCGGACGGGACCTCGGTATCGGCAAAGCAGAGATTCCCTGCGTGAACGGCCGTGAGATCGGCGCCGCCTCGATGCCGGAACTCATCGAGCGCGCCGAGCATGCCTCGATCTTCGCCCGCGTCGCGCCCGAGCACAAGTTCAGGCTGGTCGAGGCGCTCCAAAGCAAGGGCCATATCGTGGCCATGACCGGCGACGGCGTGAACGACGCGCCGGCCCTCAAACGCGCCGAGATCGGCGTCGCGATGGGCAAGTCCGGGACCGAGGTCGCCAAGGAGGCTTCGGACATGCTGCTGGTCGACGACAACTTCGCGACGCTGGTGCGGGCCGTCGAAGAAGGCAGAAACGTCTTCAACAACCTGATCAAGAGTATGGTCTACATCCTGCCGACGAACACCGGCCAGGGGCTTGTTATACTTGCTGCTATTTTATTTGGCCTCAGGCTGCCGATCACGCCGGTCCAGGTCCTCTGGGTGAACCTTCTCACGGCGTTCCTCTCGCTGCCGCTCGCGTTCGAGGCGATGGAGAAGGGCCTCATGGATCGACCGCCCAGGCCGGCCGAACGGCCCCTGCTCGACTGGCAACTCGTTCTGCGCATCGTGCTGGTATCGCTGCTGATGACCTTCGTAAGCTTCGCCATCTTCTGGTATGAGCGCCAGGTCATGGGCGCCGACCTCGAGACAGCCCGGACGGCTGTCGTGGCCACGATGATCGGGGTCGAACTGTTCTTCCTGTTCCCGTCGAGGGGCCTGTATTCCCCCATGCCGAACGTCTCGCCGACGCTCAACCCCGTTCTCTGGCCGTGCCTTCTCGCCACGATCGGCCTCCAGGCGGCGTTCACCTACGTTCCCGTCATGCAGAGAATCATGGGAAGCCGTCCGATCGATCTCGAGGCGTGGCTGGTCATTCTCGCCGCAGCGGCGATCGTCATTCCGATGACGGAAGTCATCAAGCGCCAGTTCCCGCCGGCAACCCACAAGGGATGA